One Catharus ustulatus isolate bCatUst1 chromosome 2, bCatUst1.pri.v2, whole genome shotgun sequence genomic window carries:
- the LOC117010641 gene encoding proteasome maturation protein, translating into MNSRGTTSLLKDSISFTEVSASGLFEGHDLLRRGFTSVKNELLPSHPLELTEKNFQLNQDKTNFATLRNIQGIHAPLKLQMEFRAVKQVQRLPFLHSSNIAMDILRGNDECIGFEDILNDPSQSEVMGEPHMMMEHKLGLL; encoded by the exons ATG aaTTCCAGAGGCACTACTTCTCTGTTGAAGGATAGTATCTCATTTACAGAAGTTTCAGCTTCAGGGCTATTTGAAGGTCATGATCTTCTGCGCAGAGG CTTTACAAGCGTGAAAAATGAATTGTTGCCCAGCCACCCACTGGAGTTGACAGAAAAGAAT TTCCAGTTAAATCAAGATAAAACAAACTTTGCCACACTGAGAAACATCCAAGGAATCCATGCACCTTTAAAGCTGCAGATGGAATTCAGAGCAGTGAAACAG GTCCAGCGTCTACCATTTCTTCACAGCTCAAACATAGCAATGGATATTTTGAGGGGAAATGATGAATGCATTGGTTTTGAGGATATCCTTAATG atcCTTCCCAGAGTGAGGTTATGGGAGAACCACACATGATGATGGAGCACAAACTTGGTTTATTGTAA